The proteins below come from a single Candidatus Bathyarchaeota archaeon genomic window:
- a CDS encoding SDR family NAD(P)-dependent oxidoreductase, with protein sequence MAKAMGQVLVTGGAGFIGSHVVDRLVREGYSVRIIDDLSSGKMENINSHLASGKATLIKGDIRDESFIRENLQAADAVLHFAAMISVPLSVVNPELTFDINLRGTLNLLKASIEAKVKRFVFISSCAVCGEPVSLPVTELAHPNPISPYAESKLLGERYCLGFKEREMLQSVVLRFFNVYGPRQGLNDYSGVITRFVDRITRKEPLVIYGDGSQTRDFVNVKDVAEAVYLAMTCEDAVGQIFNIGSGKATSIKELATTLLELSGEDLPINYFPARAGDIKDSYADISKANLHLGYAPQVSLKTGLRTLLEAGSMVD encoded by the coding sequence ATGGCTAAAGCAATGGGGCAGGTTCTGGTTACCGGCGGCGCTGGCTTTATAGGCAGCCACGTGGTCGACCGCTTAGTCAGGGAAGGTTACTCAGTCAGGATTATAGATGACTTGTCCTCTGGAAAGATGGAGAACATAAACTCGCATCTGGCTTCGGGCAAAGCGACTTTAATCAAAGGGGACATACGTGATGAATCCTTTATTCGCGAGAACTTGCAGGCTGCGGATGCTGTTCTGCACTTTGCCGCAATGATAAGCGTACCCTTATCTGTAGTAAATCCTGAGTTAACATTCGATATTAACCTCCGTGGAACCCTCAACTTGCTCAAAGCAAGCATCGAGGCAAAAGTAAAACGGTTTGTTTTCATTTCCAGCTGCGCCGTATGTGGAGAACCCGTCAGTCTCCCCGTAACTGAGCTAGCGCATCCTAATCCCATATCCCCTTACGCTGAATCCAAACTCTTGGGCGAACGCTACTGCTTGGGCTTCAAAGAGCGGGAGATGCTGCAGTCTGTGGTCTTACGCTTCTTCAACGTTTATGGACCAAGACAGGGTCTAAATGATTACAGCGGAGTGATTACCCGCTTTGTAGACCGGATAACCCGCAAGGAACCGCTAGTGATCTATGGTGATGGTTCACAGACGCGGGACTTCGTTAATGTAAAAGATGTTGCCGAGGCTGTTTATTTGGCCATGACCTGCGAGGACGCGGTTGGGCAAATATTCAACATTGGGTCAGGCAAGGCAACTTCCATTAAAGAGTTAGCCACAACTCTTCTAGAGCTATCTGGCGAAGACTTGCCGATCAACTACTTCCCCGCCAGAGCCGGAGACATCAAAGACAGCTACGCCGATATTTCTAAAGCTAACCTACACTTGGGATATGCACCCCAGGTTTCACTGAAAACTGGCTTGCGCACTTTACTGGAAGCAGGCTCGATGGTGGACTAG
- a CDS encoding glycosyltransferase family 4 protein yields MLLITQYFPPDLGGVATRTNNLVKGLTLNGCKVTVIAAFPHYPHGKIPPSYRWAPIKVEWLGQTKIIRTLMPPVKSQGFFKRLFLMAFFAFSALFAFPFVGRTDVVFGTSWTPGLVYSKLKRVPLVLDVCDLTLEDMPKLKLANENSLMLKTAAKLYRFYYVQADALAPISPGYCPTITSKYCVEKSKVHVIEIGVDTSEFKKSGFSYAPHNSFTVIYAGVFGVGYDFEQIFQAAKILKEKQLDVKFILHGSGECLESLRNRIKELNLTNVDLSDKLLNSRREVANLLNTADALILPLRDYGNPYPGIPSKLYEYQAVGKPIICCAEGEPVNYINASKSGVVVKPGQPGELSKAILFLSQNPEVALSMGKAGRCFVENNSSLEKIGLKVMNSMKRYV; encoded by the coding sequence GTGCTCCTGATTACCCAGTATTTTCCACCTGACCTTGGAGGCGTCGCTACTCGGACAAACAATTTAGTCAAAGGGTTAACTCTGAACGGTTGTAAGGTTACAGTCATTGCTGCCTTTCCACACTATCCGCATGGCAAAATTCCCCCGTCTTATCGTTGGGCCCCAATTAAAGTAGAATGGTTGGGGCAGACCAAAATAATCAGGACATTGATGCCTCCAGTAAAGTCACAGGGCTTTTTCAAGAGGTTATTCTTAATGGCTTTCTTTGCTTTTTCAGCTTTATTCGCTTTTCCGTTTGTGGGCCGCACAGATGTAGTCTTTGGAACCAGTTGGACTCCTGGCTTAGTATATAGTAAACTGAAAAGAGTGCCCTTAGTGCTTGATGTTTGCGATTTAACCCTTGAGGATATGCCAAAATTAAAACTTGCAAACGAAAACTCTTTAATGTTAAAAACAGCTGCGAAATTGTATAGATTTTATTATGTTCAAGCTGACGCGTTAGCCCCAATCAGTCCTGGCTATTGTCCAACGATTACAAGTAAGTACTGTGTAGAAAAAAGCAAGGTCCACGTTATCGAAATAGGGGTCGATACCTCAGAATTTAAAAAATCAGGGTTTAGCTATGCCCCTCATAACTCCTTTACAGTCATATACGCTGGCGTTTTTGGAGTTGGATACGATTTCGAGCAGATTTTCCAGGCTGCAAAAATTCTTAAGGAAAAACAGTTGGATGTAAAATTTATCCTTCATGGATCAGGCGAATGCTTGGAATCTTTGAGGAATAGAATCAAAGAACTAAATTTAACCAATGTTGATCTAAGCGATAAGCTTCTTAACTCAAGACGCGAAGTTGCGAACCTCTTGAATACGGCTGACGCCTTAATTCTGCCTCTGAGGGATTATGGCAACCCATATCCCGGAATTCCCTCAAAGCTATACGAATATCAAGCTGTAGGTAAACCAATTATTTGTTGTGCAGAAGGGGAACCAGTAAATTACATTAACGCATCGAAATCGGGCGTGGTAGTTAAGCCAGGTCAACCAGGTGAGTTATCTAAAGCGATCCTTTTCCTATCTCAAAATCCAGAAGTTGCTTTATCAATGGGGAAAGCAGGCAGGTGCTTTGTTGAGAATAACTCGAGCCTAGAAAAAATCGGACTAAAAGTCATGAATTCAATGAAGAGATATGTTTAA
- a CDS encoding glycosyltransferase family 4 protein yields MASPYLKKGSKEENLELIPVSKNPLAILLRLKIIIVKERIDLILERMEGESLLYDGFGPFFGNVFKIPSAVEIHVPPYDVKTRLTSFLWLRYSLKHCSKIFLISKNVADYLWLHNRFLQGKVILMPNGFDPSKSHADVDEVEKLKNNLPRGRPIICYFGELSADKGIDIIIELIKNDVGPFYYLIAGWGPYAQMISDLAKERSNRVKYLGEVSKEKIYAYLRICDLSLAPYRKTQLGGKFFGQPLKVYESLAAGTNILVTSQMNLPNEVFELCTLTEPSVDGIQAKLRQACLKKSDAKWLSSLDEVMPKYSWDNIVKRFFVPEFKQMAELNKKPDA; encoded by the coding sequence TTGGCTTCTCCGTATTTAAAGAAGGGCTCTAAAGAAGAGAATCTTGAGCTAATTCCGGTTTCGAAAAATCCTTTAGCTATCCTTTTGAGACTTAAAATTATCATTGTTAAAGAAAGAATAGACTTGATTCTGGAGCGCATGGAGGGTGAAAGTTTGCTTTATGACGGTTTTGGACCATTTTTCGGCAACGTTTTCAAAATACCCTCAGCAGTTGAAATCCATGTCCCCCCTTATGATGTTAAGACGCGATTGACTAGTTTTTTGTGGCTAAGATACAGTCTAAAACATTGTTCGAAAATTTTCCTAATTAGCAAAAATGTGGCTGATTATCTCTGGCTTCATAATCGATTCTTGCAAGGAAAAGTAATTTTGATGCCCAATGGCTTTGATCCTTCAAAGTCTCATGCAGACGTTGATGAAGTAGAAAAACTCAAAAACAATCTTCCAAGAGGCCGACCTATCATATGTTATTTTGGCGAATTAAGTGCAGATAAAGGTATAGATATTATTATCGAGCTAATAAAAAATGACGTTGGACCATTTTATTATCTAATTGCTGGTTGGGGTCCATATGCGCAAATGATTAGTGATCTAGCCAAAGAGCGGTCAAACCGGGTAAAATACCTTGGCGAAGTTTCCAAGGAAAAAATATATGCTTATCTCAGAATATGCGATTTGTCGCTGGCTCCTTATCGAAAAACACAGCTCGGCGGAAAATTTTTTGGTCAGCCCCTAAAGGTATATGAGAGTTTAGCTGCTGGTACAAATATTTTAGTAACGTCTCAAATGAATTTGCCCAATGAAGTTTTTGAGCTTTGCACACTAACTGAACCATCCGTAGACGGTATTCAAGCAAAATTACGTCAGGCGTGTCTAAAGAAATCCGATGCTAAATGGCTAAGTTCTTTGGATGAAGTCATGCCCAAATATAGTTGGGACAATATTGTCAAGCGTTTTTTTGTTCCAGAGTTTAAACAAATGGCTGAATTGAATAAAAAACCAGATGCTTGA
- a CDS encoding glycosyltransferase family 2 protein: MAVNKFFPSVSIVILNWNGGDYVRKCVQSVLETDYPKELIEILVVDNGSTDKSADSIAKFGRIILIKNDKNYGYCIGNNIGVDNSSGQLIVLLNNDVMVDRAWLKDIVNKANDPEVGIVGCRLYYPETKIIQSIGFSKKWLGFWETVGSGYEDKGQFNKISEIDFVSGAALAIKRELVQKIGLFDPDFYAYCEDQDLCYRAKAAGYKVVTSQAKVYHYGSMSFSNFPIRKLYLTYRNTTLLIFKNYDMESVITYLLQFPFKTFIWDASKFLKKDSVLQKLDSKKGSPVRLFHEAIKMEALTISLFFVSLIPCLIKLPKLRKSYRKSITEQQR; this comes from the coding sequence ATGGCGGTGAATAAATTTTTTCCTTCGGTCTCCATAGTAATTCTCAATTGGAATGGCGGCGATTACGTTAGAAAGTGTGTTCAATCTGTGTTAGAAACAGATTATCCAAAAGAATTGATTGAAATATTGGTTGTGGATAATGGAAGCACAGACAAAAGTGCAGATTCTATTGCGAAATTCGGGCGGATTATCTTAATTAAGAATGATAAGAATTATGGTTACTGTATAGGAAATAACATTGGTGTTGACAATTCTTCTGGGCAATTGATTGTATTGCTCAATAATGATGTAATGGTCGACCGAGCTTGGCTCAAGGACATAGTAAATAAAGCTAATGACCCTGAAGTTGGCATTGTTGGTTGTCGCCTTTATTATCCGGAAACAAAGATTATCCAATCGATAGGTTTTTCAAAAAAATGGCTTGGTTTCTGGGAAACAGTGGGCAGCGGATATGAAGACAAAGGACAATTCAATAAAATCAGTGAAATAGACTTCGTTTCTGGAGCTGCATTAGCAATAAAAAGAGAACTTGTTCAAAAAATTGGGCTTTTTGACCCCGACTTTTATGCATATTGTGAAGACCAAGATCTATGTTATCGTGCAAAAGCAGCTGGTTATAAAGTAGTTACTTCGCAGGCGAAAGTGTATCATTATGGCTCAATGTCTTTTTCTAACTTTCCAATTAGAAAGCTCTATTTAACCTATAGAAATACAACACTACTTATATTCAAAAACTATGATATGGAATCCGTTATTACATATTTATTACAGTTTCCGTTTAAAACATTTATTTGGGATGCATCTAAATTTCTCAAAAAAGATTCTGTACTTCAAAAGCTGGATTCGAAGAAGGGTTCCCCCGTAAGATTATTCCATGAAGCAATAAAAATGGAAGCGCTGACGATTTCACTGTTTTTTGTTTCGCTAATCCCTTGTTTGATAAAGCTCCCCAAACTACGTAAAAGCTATCGCAAATCTATAACAGAACAGCAACGCTAA
- a CDS encoding glycosyltransferase family 2 protein, which yields MVEVDETCKMLGKIDLTASGLLVVVGIPAFNEERTIAKVVLGAQKHANIVVVCDDGSADSTPEIAERLGAIVIRHYKNLGYGAALQSLFKRARDLKADVLVTLDSDGQHDPSEIPRLVKPIEAGVAEVVLGSRFITKDGTAEMPAYRQLGVKVITKLSNGSGKNAVSDSQSGYRAYSRTAMETLGNISEKGMSASIELIRSIRKNGLNICEVPVTCKYGDNTSDTSTKHPLSHGIGLIMSLIKLIVEDRPLPFLGIPGILCLMAGTVFGVWMMQLYAIEGEIMTNIALASIGFILIGFFLISTAITLYSISRIANKIQSS from the coding sequence ATGGTTGAAGTAGACGAAACCTGTAAAATGCTGGGAAAAATCGATCTTACAGCAAGCGGTTTGCTTGTTGTCGTTGGCATACCGGCGTTCAATGAAGAAAGAACCATTGCCAAAGTGGTATTAGGCGCCCAAAAACACGCCAACATAGTCGTCGTTTGCGATGATGGCTCAGCTGACTCAACCCCCGAAATTGCCGAGCGCCTCGGCGCCATCGTAATTCGACACTACAAGAATCTGGGGTACGGTGCCGCCTTACAGAGCTTGTTTAAGCGGGCCAGGGATTTGAAGGCTGATGTATTAGTTACCCTCGACTCCGATGGGCAGCATGATCCCTCCGAGATTCCCCGACTGGTCAAGCCCATCGAAGCAGGTGTAGCGGAGGTTGTTTTAGGCAGCCGATTTATAACCAAAGACGGCACCGCTGAAATGCCTGCCTATCGCCAACTCGGAGTTAAAGTCATAACAAAATTAAGCAACGGCTCGGGGAAAAACGCGGTAAGTGACTCCCAAAGTGGCTATAGAGCCTACAGCAGGACCGCCATGGAAACCCTGGGCAACATATCTGAGAAAGGCATGAGTGCCAGCATAGAGCTTATCCGTTCAATCAGGAAAAATGGATTAAACATCTGTGAAGTCCCGGTCACCTGCAAATACGGGGATAATACCTCAGATACATCAACTAAGCATCCGCTGTCACATGGAATAGGCCTTATCATGTCCCTTATTAAGCTCATAGTTGAAGATAGACCTCTTCCATTTCTGGGGATACCTGGCATATTGTGCTTGATGGCTGGAACAGTATTTGGAGTCTGGATGATGCAGCTATACGCCATAGAGGGAGAGATAATGACTAACATCGCTTTAGCCTCGATTGGCTTTATTCTAATCGGTTTCTTCCTGATCTCAACTGCGATTACTTTGTATTCGATCTCTAGAATAGCTAACAAAATTCAGTCTAGCTAA
- a CDS encoding glycosyltransferase translates to MLQEHVSIIVPTYNSERVLEACLNSVIAQTYKPLEVILVDGGSTDRTLSLASKYPLTIIRSEKASRTYQRNLGALRSKGKWLLFLDSDETIHPKLIADCITKSVSKNVDGILIITIDTGFTYLGKSRCLGDIINSKFGSELDVANYTLRFISKEGFLTSEGFNENLVLGEDVILKFDWLKRGKKFNKSNYVIIHYPTEGIRKIFQKKFLYGKTAMLFNKQAQELGLALDKVYTTTGIFYIQNLFRFPEYCARYILGFMFIKVLENTALILGYLSSISFNERNQ, encoded by the coding sequence ATGTTGCAAGAGCACGTATCTATAATTGTTCCTACATACAATTCAGAAAGAGTTCTTGAGGCATGCTTGAACTCAGTAATCGCTCAGACGTACAAGCCGTTGGAGGTAATTTTAGTTGATGGGGGGAGCACAGACAGAACCCTTTCTCTTGCAAGTAAATATCCTCTAACAATTATTAGGTCAGAAAAGGCTAGTCGTACTTACCAGCGCAATTTAGGTGCGTTACGTTCGAAAGGTAAGTGGCTGCTGTTCTTAGATTCAGATGAGACTATTCATCCAAAACTAATAGCAGATTGTATTACAAAAAGTGTAAGCAAAAATGTCGATGGTATATTAATTATTACCATAGATACGGGTTTTACCTATCTGGGGAAATCAAGGTGTCTCGGCGATATCATTAATAGTAAATTTGGTAGTGAACTTGATGTTGCTAATTATACGCTTCGTTTTATTTCTAAAGAAGGCTTTTTAACCTCAGAAGGTTTCAATGAAAACCTCGTTCTCGGCGAAGATGTTATTCTAAAATTTGATTGGCTTAAGCGGGGCAAAAAATTCAATAAAAGTAATTATGTGATCATACATTATCCAACCGAAGGGATAAGAAAAATTTTTCAAAAAAAATTCTTGTATGGAAAAACTGCTATGTTATTCAACAAACAAGCACAAGAGTTGGGGTTAGCTCTTGATAAGGTGTACACCACTACTGGTATTTTCTACATTCAAAATCTATTTAGGTTTCCAGAATATTGCGCCCGTTATATTTTAGGCTTCATGTTTATCAAAGTCCTTGAAAATACTGCGCTGATATTAGGCTATCTTAGTTCAATTAGCTTTAATGAAAGAAATCAGTGA